In Nicotiana tabacum cultivar K326 chromosome 19, ASM71507v2, whole genome shotgun sequence, one DNA window encodes the following:
- the LOC142173421 gene encoding uncharacterized protein LOC142173421 has protein sequence MYIARITLFPSKLVVQDIVLIAEEYKFVLDEVCPKKPGDDATDDEQKAYQKWVKADETAQCFIPASMSNVLQYQHQSMESPYDILENLKEMLGDQNRAAKKTVMKALLNTKMVEGSSVRDHVLKMMSLLNELEVLGANIFKDTHVEMIL, from the exons ATGTATATTGCAAGAATAACTCTTTTCCCATCGAAACTTGTTGTTCAAG ATATTGTACTAATTGCTGAAGAGTACAAATTTGTGCTCGATGAGGTGTGTCCAAAAAAACCTGGAGATGATGCTACGGATGATGAACAAAAAGCTTACCAAAAATGGGTTAAGGCTGATGAGACGGCGCAGTGTTTTATTCCGGCATCTATGTCCAATGTTCTACAATATCAACATCAGTCTATGGAGTCTCCTTATGACATTCTAGAAAATTTAAAAGAGATGTTGGGAGATCAGAATCGTGCGGCTAAGAAGACTGTCATGAAAGCTCTTCTGAATACCAAAATGGTTGAAGGTTCATCTGTTAGGGACCATGTTCTGAAGATGATGAGTCTTCTTAATGAGCTGGAGGTCCTTGGAGCTAACATTTTTAAGGATACGCATGTTGAAATGATCTTGTAG